Proteins from a single region of Anopheles stephensi strain Indian unplaced genomic scaffold, UCI_ANSTEP_V1.0 ucontig366, whole genome shotgun sequence:
- the LOC118516629 gene encoding uncharacterized protein LOC118516629 — MISAYYVSDSDSSEEGAKENIAAYRRSLRTASDPLQLSNKQFIKNFRESKEVFSKILEEITTKFPTVRRSGLTVKQKLAATLRFLANGSYQNGFGKDFNVAVAQSTFSTLLSQTLDILEKSLCP, encoded by the exons ATGATTTCAGCATATTACGTGAGTGACAGCGACAGCAGTGAAGAGGgagcaaaggaaaacattgCGGCGTATCGGAGATCACTACGAACTGCGTCCGACCCATTGCAACTTTCAAACAAACA ATTTATAAAAAACTTTCGAGAATCGAAAGAAGTATTTTCCAAAATACTTGAAGAAATTACCACAAAATTTCCTACTGTGCGTCGTTCGGGCTTGACGGTCAAACAAAAATTGGCTGCTACCTTACGATTTCTGGCGAATGGTAGTTACCAAAACGGCTTCGGAAAGGATTTCAATGTTGCCGTAGCTCAATCAACATTTTCAACACTCTTGAGCCAGACACTCGACATTCTGGAGAAATCGTTGTGTCCTTAA